Genomic DNA from Flavobacterium sp. N502540:
CTTGCTCTGATCTTCTTACTTTAGTGTTAACCTCTCCCTATTTCTTTGGAGAAATGGATCTCAACTCAAACTATCAATTTACAGGTCCGGTAATAACAGAACGCCGTTTGTCGTGCGCTTTCGATTGGGAGCGTTTAAAAAGTAGTCCAGGGAAAAAAGTCTTAGTCAGCATCGGCACCACGTTCGACCACGAGCATAAGAAAGTATTTTTCCAAAAGGTAATCGATGCCTTTCAGGACGAAGATCTAACGGTTGTAGTGGTTTCAGATCCAGATTTATTTGATCAGTGGCCTGAAAATTTTATGGTCTATGTGCAAATCCCACAATTGGATTTGTTACCTCATTTAGATGCTGTCGTGTGCCATGGCGGACACAACACCGTTTCTGAAGCCCTTTCACAGGGTCTGCCACTCGTTGTTATTCCAATTGCATACGATCAGTCACATGTTGCAGGGCGTGTCGTACGTACCGGAGCGGGTGAACGTCTCAATTTTAACCGATTTAAAGCAAATCATCTAAAAAATAGTGTTCATGATATCCTGAATAATCCTCAATATCGGGAAGCCGCCGTCAAAGTACGCCAATCTTTTATAGATGCAGGCGGAACGAAGACCGCAGCAGATCTACTGGAACATGCTATAATTTCTGCGCAGCGATCTACTGAATCTCCGGCCAAATTTCTCGTTGTTGTTCCGCCATTTTTCGGACATATCAGTCCAACATTAAGTTTGGGTGCCAGTTTATTGGCCCGGGGTCATGAAGTCAAATGGTTCGGTATTACACCATTGGCGAAGGAACATATTCCGACAGGAGGAACTTATATCTATCCCGAGGAAGATCTCCTACCTTATCAGGAGGAACTTCAGCGAATATTAAAACGACAAGACGATGGCCCATCTTGTTCGGGACCGGAAGTCATGAAACTGGCACTGGAAGAAACCTATGTTCCATTTGCCAAAATGATGATGCCAGGCTTAGAAACACTACTCGGTCACTGGCAGCCTGATGTAATCATTAATGACTGTATCACTTTTGGCGGCGCTTTGTTCGCACACAAACATCGTATCCCTTCTGTGACAACAACCCCAGTACCACCGGATGTTATGGGGGACACCGAGAAAAGTGCTCCTAAAATATTTGAATGGCAGCAAAATCTTATCAAAGAGCTGCAAAAAGAAGTCGGTATTTCTGATGAGGGGATATTCATACATTCGCATCAATTAAACCTGGTGTTCACCTCGCAATCATTTGCCGGTTTTGAAACCGTTCCTTCACACATGAAATTTGTAGGTCCGGTAAAAGGCCGTCCCAACAATAGTCCTTTTGACTGGGAACGATTAGCAGCCAGCACAACGCCAAAAATATTTGTGTCATTGGGTACTTTATTAGTGGATATCCGGAAAGATTTTTT
This window encodes:
- a CDS encoding glycosyltransferase: MAKFVFVVPPLTGHVNPTLSIGAELLERGHKVAWISLDQNLESKLPAGGQLLLIQYDQTDEEKRESEHYLDIISKKVVYGIDSIKFLYEEVLIPLNRHCYNGIVKLLEIYQPDLVIGDHQLFAAAIAAKKVNRPYATSVTAPAAIKIISELPKVHEWEVNQIIALQEELGVKENQSLACSDLLTLVLTSPYFFGEMDLNSNYQFTGPVITERRLSCAFDWERLKSSPGKKVLVSIGTTFDHEHKKVFFQKVIDAFQDEDLTVVVVSDPDLFDQWPENFMVYVQIPQLDLLPHLDAVVCHGGHNTVSEALSQGLPLVVIPIAYDQSHVAGRVVRTGAGERLNFNRFKANHLKNSVHDILNNPQYREAAVKVRQSFIDAGGTKTAADLLEHAIISAQRSTESPAKFLVVVPPFFGHISPTLSLGASLLARGHEVKWFGITPLAKEHIPTGGTYIYPEEDLLPYQEELQRILKRQDDGPSCSGPEVMKLALEETYVPFAKMMMPGLETLLGHWQPDVIINDCITFGGALFAHKHRIPSVTTTPVPPDVMGDTEKSAPKIFEWQQNLIKELQKEVGISDEGIFIHSHQLNLVFTSQSFAGFETVPSHMKFVGPVKGRPNNSPFDWERLAASTTPKIFVSLGTLLVDIRKDFFSKLIEAFADQPVTIIAATPPDIFDKWPSNFIVNGFVPQSTLMPHMDMVICHGGFNTVNDTFTNGLPMLITPIAYDHFHTAKLIEQAGCGISIRYKRLRIEDLRKTVFELLENPKYRNAAKEVQTAFLTAGGNDKAVALLEDFVKQERLVLASV